One part of the Microbacterium aurugineum genome encodes these proteins:
- a CDS encoding DUF6993 domain-containing protein, whose translation MIRRTVFSPARTAGVVASVAAVLLFAGCAPTPEPSASPTAQVSAGPTPVPEPALVPDGTAEENLPVFTAVAERVWATDQRGSGRAYVDALVEAGFDRDAMQVTQDQTTVGNPAESLQFSVRWGDEACLVGQVGPSTGQVVATVMPQLAEGRCLVGTMRPIDW comes from the coding sequence GTGATTCGTCGAACGGTCTTCTCCCCGGCGCGCACGGCCGGCGTGGTGGCTTCGGTCGCTGCCGTCCTCCTGTTCGCCGGTTGCGCGCCGACACCTGAGCCTTCCGCCTCTCCGACGGCTCAGGTGTCGGCGGGCCCCACGCCCGTTCCCGAACCGGCACTGGTTCCCGATGGCACGGCAGAAGAGAACCTTCCTGTCTTCACGGCGGTCGCTGAGCGCGTATGGGCGACCGATCAGCGTGGTTCCGGCCGCGCATACGTGGATGCCCTGGTCGAGGCCGGCTTCGATCGCGACGCCATGCAGGTGACTCAGGACCAGACGACGGTAGGCAATCCGGCGGAGAGCCTTCAGTTCTCCGTGCGGTGGGGTGATGAAGCCTGCCTGGTCGGACAGGTCGGACCGTCCACGGGTCAGGTCGTCGCGACCGTGATGCCGCAACTCGCCGAGGGGCGGTGTCTCGTAGGCACCATGCGCCCGATCGACTGGTGA
- a CDS encoding single-stranded DNA-binding protein, which produces MIDTLTIVGRVATDPTQGQTGGGIPVTNFRLASTHRRFDPATQEWTDSGTNWFSVAAFRQLGENVRASLRTGDSVIVTGRLKIREWESNGKHGTSVDIEADAIGHDLRWGTTAYRPRARPTAEPGLHAVHSDRSMSPAEDLRDDESVRGEETTPLGLSWTESSATMEAVR; this is translated from the coding sequence ATGATCGACACGCTGACCATCGTGGGAAGAGTCGCCACAGATCCGACGCAGGGGCAGACGGGCGGCGGTATACCCGTGACGAACTTCCGTCTCGCGAGCACCCACCGGCGGTTCGACCCGGCGACGCAGGAGTGGACGGATTCCGGGACGAACTGGTTCTCCGTCGCGGCGTTCCGGCAGCTCGGTGAGAACGTGAGGGCCTCACTGCGCACCGGTGACAGCGTGATCGTCACCGGACGATTGAAGATCCGCGAGTGGGAGAGCAACGGCAAGCATGGCACGAGTGTCGATATCGAGGCCGATGCGATCGGACACGATCTGCGTTGGGGGACGACGGCGTATCGACCGCGCGCCCGCCCGACTGCGGAGCCGGGCCTGCACGCTGTCCACAGCGACCGGTCCATGTCGCCGGCCGAAGACCTTCGAGACGACGAGTCCGTCCGCGGCGAGGAGACGACTCCGCTCGGTCTCTCCTGGACGGAGTCGAGCGCCACGATGGAAGCGGTGCGGTGA
- the orn gene encoding oligoribonuclease, translating to MVTASENDRLVWIDCEMTGLDLAVDELVEIAVVITDFELNPVDPGFQVVIRPSADALAHMNDFVTKMHEASGLINEIAGGVSVEEAESQTLAYIKRFVPLERKAPLAGNTIGTDRMFLAKYMPQVDQWLHYRNVDVSSVKELSRRWYPRVFFQAPTKDGGHRALADILESIRELRYYREAVFVDEPGPSSDEAREISTRTVSEFTPNM from the coding sequence ATGGTAACTGCGTCCGAGAACGACCGTCTCGTATGGATCGACTGCGAGATGACGGGACTCGATCTGGCGGTCGATGAGCTCGTCGAGATAGCCGTCGTCATCACCGACTTCGAGCTCAACCCTGTCGATCCCGGCTTCCAGGTGGTGATTCGCCCCAGCGCGGACGCTCTCGCGCACATGAACGACTTCGTCACGAAGATGCACGAGGCCTCGGGCCTGATCAATGAGATCGCCGGCGGTGTCTCCGTGGAGGAGGCCGAATCGCAGACCCTCGCCTACATCAAGCGCTTCGTGCCGCTGGAGCGCAAAGCGCCGCTCGCCGGCAACACGATCGGGACAGACCGGATGTTCCTCGCCAAGTACATGCCACAGGTCGACCAGTGGTTGCACTACCGGAACGTCGACGTGTCCAGCGTCAAAGAGCTCTCGCGACGCTGGTACCCGCGTGTGTTCTTCCAAGCGCCGACGAAAGACGGCGGGCACCGTGCGCTCGCTGACATCCTGGAGTCGATCCGAGAGCTCCGTTACTACCGCGAAGCGGTCTTCGTCGATGAGCCGGGGCCGTCCAGCGACGAAGCACGAGAGATCTCGACCCGCACGGTGTCAGAGTTCACTCCGAACATGTAA
- the ettA gene encoding energy-dependent translational throttle protein EttA → MAEYIYSMVRARKAVGEKLILDDVTMAFLPGAKIGMVGPNGAGKSTILKIMAGLDTPSNGEAKLSPGYSVGILMQEPELDESKTVIENIQDGIAIKAKLDRFNEISALMAEPDADFDALLAEMGTLQEEIDAADGWDLDSQLDQAMDALRTPPADAAIAPLSGGEKRRVALAKLLLQKPDLLLLDEPTNHLDAESVLWLEQHLQAYKGAVIAITHDRYFLDHVAEWIAEVDRGRLIGYEGNYSTYLEKKGERLEIQGKKDAKLAKRLKEELEWVRSSAKGRQTKSKARLARYEEMASEAERTRKLDFEEIQIPAGPRLGTVVIEAKNLKKGFDGRSLIDGLSFSLPPNGIVGVIGPNGVGKTTLFKTIVGLEPLDGGDLKIGETVKISYVDQSRANIDPNKTLWEVVSDGLDFITVGKTEIPSRAYVSKFGFKGPDQQKKAGVLSGGERNRLNLALTLKEGGNLLLLDEPTNDLDVETLSSLENALLEFPGCAVVITHDRWFLDRIATHILAYEGTDEKPDQWYWFEGNFEAYEENKIERLGPDAAKPHRSTHRKLTRD, encoded by the coding sequence GTGGCTGAGTACATCTACTCGATGGTGCGTGCGCGCAAGGCGGTGGGCGAGAAGCTCATCCTCGACGACGTGACCATGGCGTTCCTGCCCGGAGCAAAGATCGGCATGGTGGGTCCGAACGGCGCCGGAAAGTCCACGATCCTCAAGATCATGGCCGGTCTCGACACCCCCTCGAACGGTGAGGCGAAGCTCTCCCCGGGTTATTCGGTGGGCATTCTGATGCAGGAGCCGGAACTCGACGAGTCGAAGACGGTGATCGAGAACATCCAGGACGGGATCGCCATCAAGGCGAAGCTCGACCGGTTCAACGAGATCTCCGCGCTGATGGCCGAGCCCGACGCCGACTTCGATGCCCTCCTCGCCGAGATGGGCACCTTGCAGGAAGAGATCGATGCCGCCGACGGGTGGGACCTCGACTCCCAGCTCGATCAGGCTATGGATGCGCTGCGCACTCCTCCCGCCGACGCCGCGATCGCCCCGCTCTCCGGTGGTGAGAAGCGCCGTGTCGCGCTGGCGAAGCTGCTCCTGCAGAAGCCCGACCTCCTGCTCCTCGACGAGCCCACGAACCACCTCGATGCCGAGAGCGTGCTCTGGCTCGAGCAGCACCTGCAGGCGTACAAGGGCGCGGTGATCGCGATCACCCACGACCGGTACTTCCTGGACCACGTCGCCGAGTGGATCGCCGAGGTCGACCGCGGTCGTCTCATCGGCTACGAGGGAAACTACTCGACTTACCTGGAGAAGAAGGGCGAGCGCCTCGAGATCCAGGGCAAGAAGGACGCGAAGCTCGCCAAGCGCCTCAAGGAGGAGCTGGAGTGGGTGCGGTCCAGCGCCAAGGGCCGTCAGACCAAGTCGAAGGCTCGCCTGGCTCGCTACGAGGAGATGGCCTCGGAGGCGGAGCGCACCAGAAAGCTCGACTTCGAGGAGATCCAGATCCCGGCGGGTCCGCGTCTCGGCACGGTCGTCATCGAGGCGAAGAACCTCAAGAAGGGATTCGACGGGCGTTCACTCATCGACGGGCTGAGCTTCAGCCTTCCGCCGAACGGCATCGTCGGCGTGATCGGACCGAACGGTGTGGGAAAGACCACGCTCTTCAAGACGATCGTGGGACTCGAGCCGCTCGACGGTGGTGACCTGAAGATCGGTGAGACGGTCAAGATCAGCTACGTCGACCAGTCTCGCGCCAACATCGATCCGAACAAGACGCTGTGGGAGGTCGTTTCCGACGGCCTGGACTTCATCACCGTCGGCAAGACGGAGATCCCTTCGCGTGCCTACGTCTCGAAGTTCGGCTTCAAGGGGCCCGATCAGCAGAAGAAGGCCGGCGTTCTCTCCGGCGGTGAGCGCAACCGTCTGAACCTCGCTCTGACGCTCAAGGAGGGTGGCAACCTGCTGCTGCTCGACGAGCCGACCAACGACCTCGACGTCGAGACGCTGAGCTCGCTCGAGAACGCTCTGCTCGAGTTCCCCGGATGCGCCGTGGTGATCACTCACGACCGGTGGTTCCTCGACCGCATCGCGACGCACATCCTGGCGTACGAGGGCACCGACGAGAAGCCCGACCAGTGGTACTGGTTCGAGGGCAACTTCGAGGCCTATGAGGAGAACAAGATCGAGCGCCTCGGACCGGACGCCGCGAAGCCGCACCGGTCGACGCACCGCAAGCTGACGCGCGACTGA
- a CDS encoding acyl-CoA thioesterase translates to MSTSPGTRLHIPIHLRWGDLDAFNHVNNTSMLKLLEEARVRAFWRAGPGEEAPSTAVLDSGIEEGILTLIARQEIEYLAPVPYQRRPLEVQMWFGKLGGSSVEVCYEVHNDPTAAPRQIYARSTAIIVLVDAQTGRPTRLTPEMRDAWEPYVGPSIEYSHR, encoded by the coding sequence ATGTCTACGTCGCCGGGGACCCGCCTGCACATCCCGATCCACCTTCGCTGGGGGGATCTGGACGCCTTCAACCACGTGAACAACACCTCGATGCTGAAACTGCTCGAGGAGGCTCGCGTGCGGGCATTCTGGCGGGCGGGTCCCGGCGAAGAGGCGCCGTCCACCGCGGTGCTCGATTCCGGCATTGAAGAGGGCATCCTGACCCTCATCGCCCGCCAGGAGATCGAGTATCTCGCACCGGTGCCCTATCAACGCCGGCCTCTCGAAGTCCAGATGTGGTTCGGCAAGCTCGGCGGCTCCAGCGTCGAAGTCTGCTACGAAGTCCACAACGACCCCACCGCCGCGCCCCGACAGATCTACGCGCGGTCGACCGCGATCATCGTGCTCGTCGATGCGCAGACCGGGCGCCCGACCCGGCTCACCCCGGAGATGCGTGACGCCTGGGAGCCCTACG